In Anas platyrhynchos isolate ZD024472 breed Pekin duck chromosome 7, IASCAAS_PekinDuck_T2T, whole genome shotgun sequence, one genomic interval encodes:
- the LOC119717510 gene encoding uncharacterized protein, with protein MSPRMATLIHTKAVTGSSCCALPCSEDVSEELSEEESGIAQRAQRAALEVLEDALRKERVLMRNLKDVVVLAGEGQGGEGWVERYAMLTKKLLRSLVSQLQQAAFRKNPRRAGSYAYVKKNACDRTIYLCPLFWQAPSELEKDSQPGTLIHEASHFLGLHDITYATASFRAGGGGAAIWTERRVPLFEALRKALLNANSIEYEFEIVLRHRQPYRAGRYACCGETARNSVCENALPHGGLSCGAPESPAASRSTIGDTVRLSLLPARDAMRSCLQDMRRAAEATERCHRAAAVANVTGGVLGVTGGATAIAGLLLAPTALGTALLLSAVGFGVSLLGSLVGATATVSDSLGCLARKDGAEALLEEFGAQEEVFTGSREHVERARRLLEVLGKDESLDVILGVFRVVTGLGRSVLNGSSVARASAALAGASRAVSLAGTAAQLLLGLSLALDIFFVTKDSAHLSRGARAELAGSIRAAAGVLERDFGVIDEFCQKINLILEEQE; from the exons ATGTCCCCCCGGATGGCCACCCTCATCCACACCAAGGCGGTGACGGGCAGCTCGTGCTGCGCCCTGCCCTGCAGCGAGGACGTGTCGGAGGAGCTGAGCGAGGAGGAGAGCGGCATCGCGCAGAGAGCCCAGCGCGCGgcgctggaggtgctggaggaCGCGCTGAGGAAGGAGCGGGTGCTGATGAGGAACCTGAAGGACGTGGTGGTGCTGGCCGGGGAGGGCCAGGGGGGCGAGGGCTGGGTGGAGCGCTACGCCATGCTCACCAAGAAGCTGCTGCGCAGCCTCGTCTcgcagctgcagcaggcggcTTTCCGCAAGAACCCCCGCCGCGCCGGCTCCTACGCCTACGTCAAGAAGAACGCCTGCGACCGCACCATCTACCTCTGCCCCCTCTTCTGGCAGGCCCCCAGCGAGCTGGAGAAGGACTCGCAGCCCGGGACGCTCATCCACGAGGCATCGCACTTCCTGGGCTTGCACGACATCACCTACGCCACGGCCAGCTTTCGGGCtgggggcggcggcgcggccaTCTGGACCGAGCGGCGCGTGCCCCTCTTCGAGGCCCTGCGGAAGGCGCTGCTCAACGCCAACAGCATCGAGTACGAGTTCGAGATCGTGCTGAGGCACCGGCAGCCCTACCGGGCCGGGCGCTACGCCTGCTGCGGGGAGACGGCCAGGAACTCCGTCTGCGAGAACGCCCTGCCCCACGGGGGGCTCTCCTGCGGGGCCCCCGAGAG ccccgcagccagcCGGAGCACCATCGGGGACACGGTGCGGCTGTCCCTGCTGCCCGCCCGGGACGCCATgcggagctgcctgcaggacatGCGGCGCGCGGCGGAGGCCACGGAGCGGTGCCAccgggcggcggcggtggcCAATGTCACCggcggggtgctgggggtgacgGGGGGGGCCACGGCCAtcgcggggctgctgctggcccccaCGGCGCTGGGCACGGCGCTGCTGCTGTCGGCCGTGGGCTTCGGCGTCTCGCTGCTCGGGAGCCTCGTCGGTGCCACCGCCACCGTCAGCGACAGCCTGGGGTGCCTGGCGAGGAAGGACGGGGCGGAGGCGCTGCTGGAGGAGTTCGGGGCGCAGGAGGAGGTGTTCACGGGCAGCCGGGAGCACGTGGAGAGGGCGCggaggctgctggaggtgctggggaaggacgAGAGCCTGGACGTCatcctgggggtgttcagggtGGTGACGGGGCTGGGGCGCAGCGTCCTCAACGGCAGCAGTGTGGCCAGGGCCAGCGCGGCGCTGGCTGGGGCCAGCCGTGCCGTGAGCCTCGCTGGGACGGCCGCGCAGCTCCTCCTCGGCCTCTCCTTGGCCCTGGACATCTTTTTTGTCACCAAGGACTCGGCTCACCTGTCCCGCGGCGCGCGGGCAGAGCTGGCGGGGAGCATCCGCGCGGCGGCAGGCGTGCTGGAGAGGGACTTCGGCGTCATCGACGAGTTCTGCCAGAAAATAAACCTCAttctggaggagcaggagtga
- the CHPF gene encoding chondroitin sulfate synthase 2, giving the protein MRLSLLLSLLRPAGPVAIGVSLGFTLSLLSGTWVEEPCGAPPRTDARPRSAASASASASSSAAAGSPLGPVGGPQDGGRHNGNAARRPNAVPAGLGAESWEPRVVPYRPPSPGRAAKKAVRTRYISTELGMRQRLLVGVLTSKSTLGTLAVAVNRTLAHRLERLVYFTGTRGRKVPHGMTVVTHGDERPIWNMYQTVRYLLEHYVNDFDWFFLVQDDTYTEAHRINRLVAHLSIDTLLYLGRPEEFIGGDTDGRYCYGGFGFLLSRSLLLRLQPHLESCRNDILSSRPDEWLGRCIIDHTAVSCTEEHEGLLYQYFELGKNVNPEHETDLRFQSAFTVHPVLDPVQMYRLHKYFAQVELERTYLEIEQLQLEIQNASSLSADGDHSATWPVGIPPPFQPKTRFEVLRWDYFTEDQVYACVDGSPKCELQGVDLADVADVVATAMEELNRKYQPVLHVRKQQLVNGYRRFDPTRGMEYTLDLQVEVVTQKGHSRSVTKRVHLVRPLSEVEIIPMPYVTEASRINVILPLTAHDRDHAARFLETYAAAAFESNENAVLTFLFIYDPFEAQQVTQNDIFAPVKAQITEYERKYAGVKIPWISVKTDAPSQIKVMDIISKKHPVDTLFFVAGVGTEVTVDFLNRCRMNTINNWQVFFPIHFQGYNPAVAYHNQAPPPTLDLLRDAGRFDRDVFHEACFYNADYMAARTRMAGDVQENEDILETLDIYDMFIKYSNLHVFRAVEPALLQRYRHQACNPRLSEEIYHRCVQSSLEGVGSRSQLAMVLFEQEQGNST; this is encoded by the exons ATGcgcctgtccctgctgctgtcgCTGCTGCGCCCCGCGGGCCCGGTGGCCATCGGCGTGTCGCTGGGCTTCACGCTCAGCCTGCTCAGCGGCACCTGGGTGGAGGAGCCCTGCGGGGCCCCGCCGCGCACCGACGCCCGCCCGCGCTCCGCCGCCTCCGCCTCAGCCTCAGCGTCCTCCTCAGCCGCCGCCGGCTCGCCGCTGGGCCCCGTGGGCGGCCCGCAGGACGGCGGGAGGCACAACGGCAACGCGGCCCGCAGGCCCAACGCCGTGCCCGCGGGGCTGGGCGCAGAGAGCTGGGAGCCGCGCGTCGTGCCATACAGGCCGCCCAGCCCCGGCAGGGCCGCCAAGAAGGCCGTCAG GACCCGGTACATCAGCACGGAGCTGGGGATGCGGCAGCGGCTGTTGGTGGGCGTGCTGACCTCCAAGAGCACGCTGGGCACGCTGGCGGTGGCCGTGAACCGCACGCTGGCCCACCGCCTGGAGCGCCTGGTGTACTTCACGGGCACGCGGGGCCGCAAGGTGCCCCACGGCATGACGGTGGTGACCCACGGCGACGAGCGGCCCATCTGGAACATGTACCAGACCGTCAGGTACCTGCTGGAGCACTACGTCAACGACTTCGACTGGTTCTTCCTGGTGCAGGACGACACCTACACCGAGGCGCACCGCATCAACCGCCTGGTCGCACACCTCAGCATCGACACCCTCCTCTACCTGGGCCGCCCCGAGGAGTTCATCGGTGGGGACACCGACGGGCGCTACTGCTACGGGGGCTTTGGGTTCCTGCTGTcccgcagcctcctcctgcgcctgcagccccacctggagtcctgCCGCAACGACATCCTCAGCTCCCGGCCCGACGAGTGGCTGGGGCGCTGCATCATCGACCACACGGCCGTCAGCTGCACCGAGGAGCACGAG GGCCTGCTTTACCAATACTTTGAGCTGGGGAAGAACGTGAACCCCGAGCACGAGACCGACCTCCGTTTCCAGAGCGCCTTCACCGTCCACCCTGTGCTGGATCCTGTCCAGATGTACCGGCTGCACAAGTACTTTGCCCAGGTGGAGCTGGAGAGGACATACCTGGAGATTGAGCAGCTCCAG CTGGAAATCCAGAACGCCAGCAGCCTGTCTGCTGACGGGGACCACAGCGCCACGTGGCCCGTGGGCATCCCTCCCCCGTTCCAGCCCAAAACCCGCTTCGAGGTCCTGCGCTGGGACTACTTCACGGAGGATCAGGTCTACGCCTGTGTGGACGGCTCCCCCAAGTGTGAGCTGCAGGGCGTGGACCTGGCGGACGTGGCCGACGTGGTGGCCACGGCCATGGAGGAGCTGAACCGCAAGTACCAGCCGGTGCTGCACGTCCGCAAGCAGCAGCTGGTGAACGGGTACCGGCGCTTCGACCCCACGCGCGGCATGGAGTACACGCTGGACCTGCAGGTGGAGGTGGTCACACAGAAGGGGCACAGCCGCTCCGTCACCAAGCGCGTGCACCTGGTGCGGCCCCTCAGCGAGGTGGAGATCATCCCCATGCCCTACGTGACGGAGGCCAGCCGCATCAACGTCATCCTGCCGCTCACGGCGCACGACCGCGATCACGCCGCGCGCTTCCTGGAGACCTACGCCGCAGCCGCCTTCGAGAGCAACGAGAACGCCGTGCTCACCTTCCTCTTCATCTACGACCCCTTCGAGGCCCAGCAGGTGACCCAGAATGACATCTTTGCCCCCGTGAAGGCGCAGATCACCGAGTACGAGCGCAAGTACGCCGGGGTGAAGATCCCCTGGATCAGCGTGAAGACGGACGCCCCCTCCCAGATCAAGGTGATGGACATCATCTCCAAGAAGCACCCCGTGGACACGCTGTTCTTCGTGGCGGGTGTGGGCACGGAGGTCACCGTCGACTTCCTGAACCGCTGCCGGATGAACACCATCAACAACTGGCAGGTCTtcttccccatccacttccaGGGCTACAACCCCGCCGTCGCCTACCACAACCAGGCGCCTCCCCCCACGCTGGACCTGCTGCGGGACGCGGGGCGCTTCGACCGCGACGTCTTCCACGAGGCCTGCTTCTACAACGCCGACTACATGGCGGCGCGCACCCGCATGGCCGGCGACGTGCAGGAGAACGAGGACATCCTGGAGACCCTGGACATCTACGACATGTTCATCAAGTACTCCAACCTGCACGTCTTCCGCGCCGTggagcctgccctgctgcagcgcTACCGGCACCAGGCCTGCAACCCGCGGCTCAGCGAGGAGATCTACCACCGCTGCGTGCAGAGCAGCCTGGAGGGCGTTGGGTCCCGCTCCCAGCTCGCCATGGTGCTCTtcgagcaggagcaggggaacaGCACCTGA
- the TMEM198 gene encoding transmembrane protein 198 isoform X1 gives MTATVQTLRFKLLPPHDTGQEWAHSCQQEIERRYQVVPSVVCTMCCLFGIIYCFFGYRCFKAVMFLTGLMFGSIIIFMLCYKERVLDTQLSVEASVGIGLGIGVLCGLVTMLVRSVGLFMVGLLLGLLLAVATLVVMEQFYHPPTVWIPIALLLGVGMLFAVLTLQWQRFFTTLSTAVFGSAIMTVTVDYFIELFLLVQYIYERIKVAPARPVCWYSWVILGVWPLLTTLGVLVQWKVTAEGYSHTEVIISRQQRRVQLMRIKQREDRKEKKKKRRPHHPPPHQHKAHPPEPAYRRKPNPVRRFDGDVLSPVSPTPRSYIQSFRERQTGPSLTSLMASSHAVVDLDYDCSSTVPLTTGSGPAVRV, from the exons ATGACTGCAACCGTGCAGACGCTGCGCTTCAAGCTGCTGCCGCCGCACGACACGGGCCAGGAGTGGGCgcacagctgccagcaggagATCGAGCGGCGCTACCAGGTGGTGCCCTCGGTGGTGTGCACCATGTGCTGCCTCTTCGGCATCATCTACTGCTTCTTCG GGTACCGCTGCTTCAAGGCCGTCATGTTCCTGACGGGGCTGATGTTCGGctccatcatcatcttcatgcTGTGCTACAAGGAGCGGGTGCTGGACACGCAGCTGAGCGTGGAGGCGTCGGTGGGCATCGGGCTGGGCATCGGGGTGCTGTGCGGGCTGGTCACCATGCTGGTGCGCAGCGTCGGCCTCTTCAtggtggggctgctgctggggctgctgctggcggtGGCCACGCTGGTGGTGATGGAGCAGTTCTACCACCCGCCCACCGTCTGGATCCCCATCGCGCTGCTGCTGGGCGTGGGGATGCTCTTCGCCGTGCTCACCCTGCAGTGGCAGCGCTTCTTCACCACCCTCTCCACCGCCGTCTTCGGCAGCGCCATCATGACCGTCACCGTCGACTACTTCATCGAGCTCTTCCTCCTGGTGCAGTACATCTACGAGCGCATCAAGGTGGCCCCCGCGCGCCCCGTGTGCTGGTACAGCTGGGTCATCCTGGGCGTCTGGCCGCTGCTCACCACGCTGGGCGTCCTGGTCCAGTGGAAGGTCACGGCCGAGGGCTACTCTCACACTGAAG TGATCATCAGCCGGCAGCAGCGCCGCGTGCAGCTGATGCGCATCAAGCAGCGGGAGGACcgaaaggagaagaagaagaagcggCGGCCCCACCACCCGCCGCCCCACCAGCACAAGGCCCACCCGCCCGAGCCCGCCTACCGCCGCAAGCCCAACCCCGTGCGCCGCTTCGATGGGGACGTGCTCTCCCCAGTGAGTCCCACACCCAGG AGCTACATCCAGAGTTTCCGGGAGCGGCAGACGGGCCCGTCCCTCACCAGCCTGATGGCCAGCTCCCACGCCGTGGTGGACCTGGACTATGACTGCAGCTCCACCGTGCCCCTCACCACGGGCTCCGGCCCCGCTGTGCGGGTATAA
- the TMEM198 gene encoding transmembrane protein 198 isoform X2 — protein MTATVQTLRFKLLPPHDTGQEWAHSCQQEIERRYQVVPSVVCTMCCLFGIIYCFFGYRCFKAVMFLTGLMFGSIIIFMLCYKERVLDTQLSVEASVGIGLGIGVLCGLVTMLVRSVGLFMVGLLLGLLLAVATLVVMEQFYHPPTVWIPIALLLGVGMLFAVLTLQWQRFFTTLSTAVFGSAIMTVTVDYFIELFLLVQYIYERIKVAPARPVCWYSWVILGVWPLLTTLGVLVQWKVTAEGYSHTEVIISRQQRRVQLMRIKQREDRKEKKKKRRPHHPPPHQHKAHPPEPAYRRKPNPVRRFDGDVLSPSYIQSFRERQTGPSLTSLMASSHAVVDLDYDCSSTVPLTTGSGPAVRV, from the exons ATGACTGCAACCGTGCAGACGCTGCGCTTCAAGCTGCTGCCGCCGCACGACACGGGCCAGGAGTGGGCgcacagctgccagcaggagATCGAGCGGCGCTACCAGGTGGTGCCCTCGGTGGTGTGCACCATGTGCTGCCTCTTCGGCATCATCTACTGCTTCTTCG GGTACCGCTGCTTCAAGGCCGTCATGTTCCTGACGGGGCTGATGTTCGGctccatcatcatcttcatgcTGTGCTACAAGGAGCGGGTGCTGGACACGCAGCTGAGCGTGGAGGCGTCGGTGGGCATCGGGCTGGGCATCGGGGTGCTGTGCGGGCTGGTCACCATGCTGGTGCGCAGCGTCGGCCTCTTCAtggtggggctgctgctggggctgctgctggcggtGGCCACGCTGGTGGTGATGGAGCAGTTCTACCACCCGCCCACCGTCTGGATCCCCATCGCGCTGCTGCTGGGCGTGGGGATGCTCTTCGCCGTGCTCACCCTGCAGTGGCAGCGCTTCTTCACCACCCTCTCCACCGCCGTCTTCGGCAGCGCCATCATGACCGTCACCGTCGACTACTTCATCGAGCTCTTCCTCCTGGTGCAGTACATCTACGAGCGCATCAAGGTGGCCCCCGCGCGCCCCGTGTGCTGGTACAGCTGGGTCATCCTGGGCGTCTGGCCGCTGCTCACCACGCTGGGCGTCCTGGTCCAGTGGAAGGTCACGGCCGAGGGCTACTCTCACACTGAAG TGATCATCAGCCGGCAGCAGCGCCGCGTGCAGCTGATGCGCATCAAGCAGCGGGAGGACcgaaaggagaagaagaagaagcggCGGCCCCACCACCCGCCGCCCCACCAGCACAAGGCCCACCCGCCCGAGCCCGCCTACCGCCGCAAGCCCAACCCCGTGCGCCGCTTCGATGGGGACGTGCTCTCCCCA AGCTACATCCAGAGTTTCCGGGAGCGGCAGACGGGCCCGTCCCTCACCAGCCTGATGGCCAGCTCCCACGCCGTGGTGGACCTGGACTATGACTGCAGCTCCACCGTGCCCCTCACCACGGGCTCCGGCCCCGCTGTGCGGGTATAA